The following proteins are co-located in the Tardibacter chloracetimidivorans genome:
- the trpC gene encoding indole-3-glycerol phosphate synthase TrpC, translating to MSNTLAQIIADKRNHIAIRKTQVSLAALEAHAREASPPRGFKAALDRAHAEGRYGLIAEVKKGSPSKGLIREDFDPPAHARAYQAGGASCLSVLTDEPWFMGADEYLVAARAEVDLPVLRKDFMIDPWQVTEARALGADCILLIVACLDLLQMRELEAAALELGMDVLVEVHNPAEMEEALQLKSSLLGINNRNLKTLEVDLSVARDYAAMVPDTHRLVGESGLRTKADLDALAEVGVTSFLVGESLMREADVEAATRRLLTGQ from the coding sequence ATGAGCAACACCCTCGCCCAGATCATTGCCGACAAGCGAAATCACATCGCCATCCGCAAGACGCAGGTCTCGCTTGCAGCGCTTGAGGCGCACGCGAGAGAAGCGTCGCCGCCGCGCGGATTCAAGGCAGCGCTTGATCGTGCCCATGCCGAAGGACGCTATGGGCTGATCGCGGAAGTGAAGAAAGGAAGCCCGTCCAAGGGATTGATACGGGAAGATTTCGACCCGCCGGCTCATGCCCGCGCCTATCAGGCGGGCGGCGCATCCTGCCTTTCGGTTCTGACCGATGAGCCCTGGTTCATGGGGGCGGATGAATATCTGGTCGCGGCGCGGGCGGAAGTTGATCTGCCGGTGCTCCGCAAGGATTTCATGATCGACCCCTGGCAGGTGACAGAGGCGCGGGCCCTTGGCGCGGACTGCATATTGCTGATCGTCGCCTGTCTGGACCTGCTGCAGATGCGCGAGCTGGAAGCCGCCGCACTCGAGTTGGGCATGGATGTTCTGGTGGAGGTCCACAATCCAGCCGAAATGGAGGAGGCGCTTCAGCTCAAAAGTAGCCTTCTCGGGATAAACAATCGCAATCTCAAGACCTTGGAGGTCGATCTTTCCGTCGCGCGAGATTATGCAGCGATGGTGCCGGACACGCACCGCCTGGTGGGCGAAAGTGGCCTCAGGACGAAGGCCGATCTTGATGCACTGGCCGAGGTGGGCGTGACGAGCTTCCTCGTCGGGGAATCGCTGATGCGCGAGGCGGATGTGGAAGCGGCGACCCGCAGGCTGCTGACCGGGCAATGA
- the gltX gene encoding glutamate--tRNA ligase → MSASAKNNGIVTRFAPSPTGFLHIGGVRTALFNLLFARHHGGEFKLRIEDTDRARSTDAAIAAILDGMRWLNLDWDGETVYQFARQARHSEVAHQLLAGGHAYKCFATPQELEEMRAAQRAARQPMRYDGRWRDRDPSEAGPDAPFVIRLKAPHEGETVIEDKVQGRVTVQNSELDDMVLLRSDGTPTYMLAVVVDDHDMGVSHVIRGDDHLNNAFRQLQLIRALGWAEPVYAHIPLIHGADGAKLSKRHGALGVEAYRDELGILPEALENYLLRLGWGHGDDEIISRAQAIEWFTLEAVGRAPARFDAKKLESVNAHYIRAADDARLAALVAPRIAALLDRPLTDSDRQLLLRSIPELKPRAKDLNELAESALYLFRIRPLNLDEGAQKLLEGDGRRLLAQARNALGELPEWTAERLDSAVRGAAEAAGTGLGKVAQPLRAALTGQSKSPGIFDVLLQLGREESLGRMDDQL, encoded by the coding sequence GTGTCCGCAAGCGCGAAGAATAATGGAATCGTGACCCGGTTCGCTCCCTCGCCCACTGGTTTCCTGCACATCGGCGGCGTGCGGACGGCGCTGTTCAACCTGCTGTTCGCCCGGCATCATGGCGGCGAATTCAAGCTGCGGATCGAGGATACCGACCGCGCGCGCTCGACGGATGCAGCCATTGCCGCCATTCTTGACGGGATGCGCTGGCTGAACCTCGATTGGGACGGCGAGACCGTCTATCAGTTCGCCCGCCAAGCCCGTCATTCCGAAGTCGCCCATCAGCTTCTGGCCGGCGGCCATGCCTATAAATGCTTTGCCACTCCGCAGGAGCTTGAGGAGATGCGCGCCGCCCAGCGCGCCGCCAGGCAGCCGATGCGATATGACGGCCGCTGGCGCGACCGCGATCCTTCCGAAGCCGGTCCGGACGCGCCCTTCGTCATCCGCCTCAAGGCCCCGCACGAGGGCGAGACGGTGATAGAAGACAAGGTGCAGGGCCGCGTCACCGTGCAGAACAGCGAACTCGACGACATGGTCCTGCTGCGTTCGGACGGCACGCCCACCTATATGCTGGCGGTGGTGGTCGACGATCACGATATGGGCGTCAGCCATGTGATCCGTGGCGACGATCATCTGAACAACGCCTTCCGACAGCTTCAACTCATCCGCGCCCTGGGCTGGGCGGAGCCGGTCTATGCGCACATCCCGCTGATCCATGGAGCCGACGGGGCAAAGCTGTCCAAGCGCCATGGGGCATTGGGGGTAGAGGCCTATCGCGACGAGTTGGGCATCCTCCCCGAAGCGCTGGAGAATTATCTGCTCCGCCTTGGCTGGGGACATGGCGACGACGAGATCATCAGCCGCGCCCAGGCCATAGAATGGTTCACGCTGGAGGCGGTCGGACGTGCGCCGGCGCGCTTTGACGCCAAAAAGCTGGAGAGCGTGAATGCGCATTATATCCGCGCTGCGGACGACGCGCGCCTGGCGGCGCTTGTCGCTCCCCGCATCGCCGCGCTGCTTGATCGTCCGCTAACCGATTCGGACCGGCAGCTTCTGCTTCGCAGCATCCCGGAGTTGAAGCCAAGAGCAAAGGATTTGAATGAGTTAGCCGAGAGCGCGCTCTACCTCTTTCGCATTCGCCCCTTAAATCTCGACGAGGGGGCTCAGAAGTTGCTAGAGGGCGATGGACGCAGACTGCTGGCCCAGGCCCGCAATGCTCTTGGCGAGCTTCCCGAATGGACCGCGGAGCGACTGGATTCGGCAGTGCGTGGCGCGGCGGAGGCGGCCGGCACGGGATTGGGCAAGGTCGCGCAGCCGTTGCGTGCCGCGCTGACCGGCCAAAGCAAATCGCCCGGTATCTTCGATGTGCTCCTCCAGCTGGGGCGCGAGGAAAGCCTGGGCAGGATGGACGATCAACTTTAG
- a CDS encoding ComEC/Rec2 family competence protein, producing the protein MSSIASRWAQTGFSTVGARALWQRARSLADGWLTEQAPQFALWLPVSLGLGVALWFVLPSPGLWIAALGAFGAIAAGGSALGGRVGRLALWFGLVAAIGLALVWMRAERVAAPRLDRPVTTSVTGKVERVERLVGRGVTRITLVDEGEHPGLRVRVSFPDSDAAAVQSGARISLRARLMPPAPASVPGGYEFARLAWFKGIGATGRGFGEPRTLSPPSGGFWAWLDRVRGRLTAHVQISVGDAEGGVAASFVTGDQGGVPDDVAQALRDSGLTHLLSISGLHVTAVVGFVMIATRRLLALSMHAATHWHLSLIGAIAAAGAGVGYSLLAGGEVPTVRSCIAALLVLLGLALGREAITLRLVAAGAFMILLILPEALIGASFQLSFAAVTAIVALHEVPWVRERLMRREEPWWAAFLRLLAGLLLTGIVVEAALAPIGLYHFNRMGAYGAFANIIAIPLTTFVIMPLEAVALLLDPLGLAGPVWLLVKWTLSLLIALAEWTATLPGGVTLAPAMPQAAFGLMVAGGLWLVLWRGWTRLAGVVPFMAGAMWAWVSPVPDILITGVGRHVGVVANGKVHLLRTRTGDYVRDLMSGVTAAPDIMPLQDSRFARCGRDSCVADIWKHGRRLRLLATRSSVFIDRRRFEPACADADIVVSDRRLPYWCAPRWLKADRTLLQRTGGLAIDTSTGVVRSVAEENGRHPWAHRRIGRQPQ; encoded by the coding sequence GTGTCTAGCATAGCGTCCAGATGGGCACAAACCGGCTTTTCGACGGTTGGTGCGCGTGCGCTTTGGCAGCGTGCGCGGAGCCTTGCCGATGGCTGGCTGACGGAGCAGGCACCGCAGTTCGCGCTGTGGCTTCCGGTCTCGCTCGGGCTTGGCGTTGCACTATGGTTCGTCCTGCCTTCGCCTGGGCTGTGGATCGCGGCTCTGGGGGCGTTTGGCGCAATCGCGGCAGGTGGATCGGCGCTTGGCGGCAGGGTGGGAAGGCTCGCCCTGTGGTTCGGCCTCGTCGCCGCCATCGGCCTCGCCCTGGTCTGGATGCGGGCGGAGCGGGTGGCCGCGCCCCGGCTCGATAGGCCGGTTACCACATCCGTCACGGGCAAGGTGGAACGTGTCGAGCGGCTTGTCGGGCGAGGCGTGACGCGGATCACGCTGGTCGATGAGGGCGAGCATCCCGGCCTCAGGGTCCGCGTCTCCTTTCCCGACAGCGATGCGGCAGCGGTTCAGTCCGGCGCGCGGATCAGCCTTCGCGCCCGGTTGATGCCGCCCGCGCCCGCGTCAGTGCCGGGCGGTTATGAGTTCGCGCGGCTTGCGTGGTTCAAGGGCATCGGCGCCACCGGGCGTGGGTTCGGCGAGCCACGGACGCTTTCGCCACCCAGCGGCGGCTTCTGGGCGTGGCTCGATCGCGTTCGGGGGCGGCTGACCGCGCATGTTCAGATCAGCGTGGGCGACGCGGAAGGGGGGGTCGCCGCCTCATTTGTGACCGGCGATCAGGGCGGCGTTCCCGACGATGTCGCGCAGGCGCTGCGCGATTCGGGCCTTACCCATTTGCTGTCGATCTCCGGCCTCCATGTGACGGCGGTGGTCGGCTTCGTCATGATCGCCACGCGGAGATTGCTTGCGCTTTCGATGCACGCCGCGACGCACTGGCATCTGTCGTTGATCGGCGCAATCGCGGCCGCGGGGGCGGGCGTCGGCTACAGCCTGCTTGCGGGCGGGGAGGTGCCGACCGTGCGTTCCTGCATAGCAGCGCTGCTGGTGCTGCTGGGGCTTGCCCTGGGACGGGAGGCAATCACGCTCCGGCTGGTGGCGGCGGGCGCTTTCATGATCCTGCTGATCCTGCCCGAGGCGCTGATCGGCGCGAGCTTCCAGCTATCCTTCGCCGCCGTCACCGCCATTGTCGCTCTGCACGAGGTTCCCTGGGTGCGCGAGCGGCTGATGCGGCGCGAGGAGCCATGGTGGGCGGCGTTCCTTCGGCTGCTTGCAGGGCTGCTGCTGACCGGCATTGTCGTCGAGGCGGCGCTCGCGCCGATCGGTCTCTATCACTTCAACCGAATGGGCGCTTATGGCGCGTTCGCCAACATCATCGCCATTCCGCTCACCACCTTTGTCATCATGCCGCTGGAGGCGGTTGCGTTGCTGCTCGATCCGCTCGGGCTCGCCGGCCCGGTGTGGCTGCTCGTCAAATGGACGCTGTCGCTCTTGATCGCGCTGGCCGAATGGACCGCCACGCTTCCCGGCGGAGTGACGCTCGCCCCGGCGATGCCACAGGCGGCGTTCGGGCTGATGGTGGCAGGCGGGCTATGGCTGGTGCTGTGGCGCGGATGGACACGGCTCGCTGGTGTGGTTCCGTTCATGGCTGGCGCCATGTGGGCCTGGGTTTCGCCCGTGCCGGATATTCTCATCACCGGCGTCGGGCGGCACGTCGGCGTCGTCGCAAACGGAAAGGTCCACCTGCTGCGCACCCGAACGGGCGATTATGTGCGTGATCTGATGTCGGGCGTAACCGCAGCTCCCGACATCATGCCGCTTCAGGACAGCCGGTTCGCCCGCTGCGGCAGGGATTCGTGCGTGGCGGACATATGGAAGCATGGCCGCCGTCTGCGCCTGCTCGCCACCCGCAGCAGCGTCTTCATCGACCGCCGTCGTTTCGAACCGGCCTGCGCCGATGCCGATATCGTCGTGAGCGACCGCAGGCTGCCATATTGGTGCGCGCCTCGCTGGCTGAAGGCGGATCGGACGTTGCTTCAACGAACCGGCGGGCTGGCGATCGATACCTCGACCGGAGTCGTCAGGAGCGTCGCCGAAGAGAACGGCCGCCACCCCTGGGCGCACCGCCGCATCGGTCGCCAGCCTCAGTAG
- the moaC gene encoding cyclic pyranopterin monophosphate synthase MoaC — protein MSRLTHLDEKGAAHMVDVSAKQVSVREAAAEGRIRMSREAADAIRNQAAAKGDVLAVARIAGIMAAKKTADLIPLCHPLPLSGVIVDLQVTEDAVLVNASARTTHMTGVEMEAMTAASVALLTVYDMVKSIDRGMTIEAVRLVSKSGGRSGDWKR, from the coding sequence ATGAGCAGGCTCACCCATCTGGATGAAAAGGGCGCGGCACACATGGTCGATGTGTCCGCCAAGCAGGTCAGCGTGCGCGAGGCCGCGGCCGAAGGACGGATCAGAATGTCGCGCGAGGCGGCCGACGCCATCCGCAACCAGGCCGCTGCCAAGGGCGATGTGCTTGCGGTTGCCCGGATCGCTGGGATCATGGCGGCAAAGAAGACGGCCGATCTTATCCCGCTCTGCCATCCGCTGCCCCTGTCCGGGGTCATCGTCGATCTGCAAGTGACGGAGGACGCCGTTCTCGTGAATGCGAGCGCACGGACCACTCACATGACGGGCGTAGAAATGGAAGCAATGACAGCAGCTTCTGTTGCATTGCTTACTGTATACGACATGGTGAAATCGATTGATCGTGGAATGACGATCGAGGCGGTGAGGCTGGTTTCCAAGTCCGGCGGCCGTTCCGGCGACTGGAAACGTTGA
- the trpD gene encoding anthranilate phosphoribosyltransferase: MLPDVTQPLSREAAADAFAAILDGKYPDEEVGPFLVALNDRGETADEIAAAAREMRARMVAIEAPADAIDVCGTGGDGSHSLNVSTAVALVVAAAGTPVAKHGNRAASSRAGAADTLEALGLDLDIAEKTAERSLAELGIAFLFAARHHPALGRLGPLRRALGRRTIFNLLGPLCNPAGVRRQLIGVPSPAYVETHIAALKTLGAERAMAVHGEEGLDEISICGPSRIATLSGGDIARDRITPEAAGLPAHNRDAIRGGDAAFNAQALRKLLAGERSAYRDAVLMNAAGALIVADAAGTWHDGAERAAEAIDSGRAAALLDRWIAFR, from the coding sequence ATGCTGCCCGACGTCACCCAACCCTTGTCGCGCGAAGCCGCGGCCGACGCTTTCGCCGCGATCCTCGACGGGAAATATCCTGATGAGGAGGTCGGGCCATTTCTGGTCGCGCTCAACGACCGTGGTGAAACGGCCGATGAGATCGCGGCCGCCGCACGGGAAATGCGGGCGCGGATGGTGGCGATCGAGGCTCCGGCTGATGCGATCGACGTTTGCGGCACGGGCGGCGACGGCAGCCATAGCCTGAACGTCTCGACAGCCGTGGCGCTGGTTGTTGCCGCCGCCGGAACACCGGTGGCGAAGCACGGCAACCGCGCCGCATCCTCGCGCGCCGGTGCGGCCGACACGCTGGAGGCGCTGGGGCTGGATCTCGATATCGCCGAGAAGACGGCCGAACGCAGCCTTGCCGAGCTTGGCATCGCCTTTCTATTCGCCGCGCGCCACCATCCGGCGCTCGGGCGGCTGGGGCCGCTGCGGCGGGCGCTGGGGCGGCGAACGATCTTCAACCTGCTGGGGCCGCTCTGCAACCCGGCGGGCGTCAGGCGGCAGCTTATCGGCGTCCCCTCGCCCGCCTATGTAGAAACGCACATCGCAGCATTGAAGACGCTTGGCGCTGAACGGGCAATGGCGGTGCATGGCGAGGAAGGGCTGGACGAGATCAGCATCTGCGGCCCGTCGCGGATCGCAACGCTATCTGGCGGTGACATCGCTCGCGACCGGATCACGCCCGAGGCCGCCGGGCTGCCCGCGCACAACCGCGATGCGATAAGGGGGGGCGACGCGGCGTTCAACGCGCAGGCGCTCCGGAAGCTGCTTGCGGGCGAACGATCAGCCTATCGAGACGCGGTGCTGATGAACGCCGCGGGCGCGCTGATCGTGGCCGATGCCGCGGGTACATGGCATGATGGCGCAGAGCGGGCCGCAGAAGCGATAGACAGCGGGCGCGCGGCAGCGCTGCTTGACAGATGGATTGCATTTCGATGA
- a CDS encoding citrate synthase, giving the protein MADKTVALKIGDSEKSYPVLSGSVGPDVIDIRKLYGETGAFTYDPGFTSTASCESKITYIDGDEGVLLHRGYPIGQLAEQSSFMEVAYLLLRGELPSKTELDSFIHTITRHTMVHEQLAMFYRGFRRDAHPMAIMCGVVGALSAFYHDSTDIDDPVQRMIASHRLIAKMPTIAAMAYKYSVGQPFLYPDNSLSYTGNFLRMTFGVPAEEYVVDPVVEKAMDRIFILHADHEQNASTSTVRLASSSGANPFACIAAGIACLWGPAHGGANEAALNMLREIGTPDRIPEYVARAKDKDDPFRLMGFGHRVYKNYDPRATVMQKTAAEVLEKLGVKDPVFDVARELEHMALNDPYFIDKKLYPNVDFYSGIILSAIGFPTTMFTVLFALARTVGWVAQWNEMIEDPAQKIGRPRQLYTGHTQRDYVPVDKR; this is encoded by the coding sequence ATGGCGGACAAGACTGTGGCGCTGAAGATCGGCGACAGCGAAAAGAGCTACCCTGTTCTATCCGGCTCGGTCGGGCCGGACGTCATCGACATCCGCAAGCTCTACGGCGAAACCGGCGCGTTCACCTATGATCCGGGCTTCACCTCCACGGCCAGCTGCGAATCCAAGATCACCTATATCGACGGCGACGAGGGCGTGCTGCTCCATCGCGGCTATCCGATCGGCCAGCTGGCCGAACAGTCCAGCTTCATGGAAGTGGCCTATCTGCTGCTGCGCGGGGAACTGCCGAGCAAGACCGAACTGGACAGCTTCATCCACACCATCACGCGCCACACCATGGTGCATGAGCAGCTTGCCATGTTCTATCGCGGTTTCCGCCGCGACGCGCACCCCATGGCGATCATGTGCGGCGTGGTGGGCGCGCTGTCCGCCTTCTACCATGATTCCACCGACATCGACGATCCGGTGCAGCGGATGATCGCCAGCCACCGGCTGATCGCGAAGATGCCCACGATCGCGGCGATGGCGTATAAATATTCCGTCGGTCAGCCGTTCCTCTATCCGGACAACAGCCTCAGCTATACCGGCAATTTCCTGCGGATGACCTTTGGCGTTCCGGCGGAGGAATATGTCGTCGACCCCGTGGTCGAAAAGGCGATGGACCGGATCTTCATCCTTCATGCCGACCATGAGCAGAACGCATCCACGTCGACCGTCCGTCTCGCCAGCTCATCGGGCGCGAACCCGTTTGCCTGCATCGCCGCTGGCATCGCATGTCTGTGGGGCCCCGCGCATGGCGGCGCGAACGAGGCTGCGCTCAACATGCTGCGGGAAATCGGCACGCCCGACCGGATTCCGGAATATGTCGCCCGCGCCAAGGATAAGGACGATCCGTTCCGCCTGATGGGCTTTGGCCACCGGGTCTACAAGAACTATGATCCCCGCGCCACGGTGATGCAGAAGACGGCCGCCGAAGTGCTCGAAAAGCTGGGCGTGAAGGACCCGGTTTTCGACGTCGCGCGCGAGCTGGAGCACATGGCGCTCAACGACCCCTATTTCATCGACAAGAAGCTCTATCCGAACGTCGATTTCTATTCGGGCATCATCCTGTCGGCGATCGGCTTCCCGACCACCATGTTCACCGTGCTGTTCGCGCTGGCCCGCACCGTGGGCTGGGTCGCGCAGTGGAACGAGATGATCGAGGACCCGGCGCAGAAGATCGGCCGCCCGCGTCAGCTCTACACCGGCCATACGCAGCGGGACTATGTGCCCGTCGACAAGCGCTAG
- a CDS encoding molybdopterin molybdotransferase MoeA — protein MAGLLPLDEAQARLLALAEALPIETIAVAEAGGRWAASDIIARRSQPAADLSAMDGYAVRHMDLPGPFRIIGESAAGKGFPGSPGAAEAVRIFTGAAVPEGADTVIMQENCAREGDTLRLTAQPPAPGRDIRVRGSDFSEHALLVARGARMTPAAIALAIMGGHGTVPVHRRARIALISTGDELAAPGAVTGPHQIPASNGPMLAAMLRSTGCDVDDMGVVGDDLDSIKGAVDAARRHDVILTIGGASVGDHDLVKPAFLACRATLDFIKVALKPGKPLMAGRLANALVLGLPGNPVSAYVTCFLFALPLVRKLMGAATPLAPVLPLPLGAAMPAVGNRTEFIRGKIEDGRALPFRNQDSAALALLAEAAILIRRNAGAQAVPAGTIVDTLRLD, from the coding sequence ATGGCCGGGCTGCTTCCTCTGGACGAAGCCCAGGCGAGACTGCTTGCGCTGGCTGAGGCTTTGCCGATTGAAACCATCGCGGTGGCCGAGGCTGGCGGACGCTGGGCAGCAAGCGACATCATCGCCCGCCGGTCGCAACCCGCCGCCGACTTGTCGGCGATGGACGGCTATGCGGTGCGTCACATGGATTTGCCGGGGCCATTCAGGATCATCGGCGAAAGCGCTGCAGGGAAAGGGTTTCCTGGATCGCCAGGTGCGGCTGAGGCCGTTCGTATCTTTACCGGTGCGGCAGTTCCTGAAGGCGCCGACACCGTCATCATGCAGGAAAATTGCGCGCGTGAGGGCGACACGCTGCGGTTGACGGCACAGCCGCCCGCCCCCGGTCGCGACATCCGCGTCCGTGGCAGCGATTTCAGCGAGCACGCGCTGCTCGTCGCCAGAGGAGCGCGGATGACGCCCGCAGCGATCGCACTGGCCATCATGGGCGGGCATGGCACGGTCCCGGTACACCGGCGCGCCCGCATAGCCCTGATTTCCACCGGGGACGAGCTGGCCGCGCCCGGCGCTGTGACCGGCCCGCATCAGATACCGGCATCCAACGGGCCGATGCTGGCCGCAATGCTCCGCTCAACGGGCTGCGATGTCGACGACATGGGCGTCGTCGGCGACGATCTGGACTCGATCAAGGGCGCGGTCGATGCTGCCCGACGCCATGACGTCATCCTTACAATTGGCGGCGCTTCGGTGGGCGACCATGATCTTGTAAAGCCTGCATTTCTGGCGTGCAGGGCCACGCTCGATTTCATCAAGGTGGCGTTGAAGCCCGGCAAGCCGCTGATGGCGGGCAGGCTGGCCAACGCGCTGGTGCTGGGCCTGCCGGGCAATCCCGTATCGGCCTATGTCACCTGCTTCCTCTTTGCGCTTCCGCTTGTCCGCAAGCTCATGGGCGCAGCCACCCCCCTGGCTCCGGTCCTGCCCCTCCCGCTCGGCGCTGCAATGCCGGCTGTCGGTAACCGCACCGAGTTCATTCGCGGAAAGATCGAGGACGGCCGCGCCCTTCCGTTCCGCAATCAGGACAGCGCCGCGCTGGCGCTGCTCGCCGAGGCGGCCATCCTCATCCGGCGCAATGCAGGCGCGCAAGCCGTCCCGGCGGGCACGATCGTGGACACGCTGCGGCTGGATTGA
- the lexA gene encoding transcriptional repressor LexA: MLTRKQHELLSFINERLSTSGISPSFEEMKEALDLKSKSGVHRLISALEERGFIRRLPNRARALEVMKMPEPSAVKGEAKADNIIRPDFTRATKIANDVVEIPLHGRIAAGLPIEALEGQSSLSVPAALLGSGEHYALEVSGDSMVEAGILDGDYALVRRTDVARDGEIVVALIDDEEATLKYFRREGSMIRLDPANRNHEPQRYPPMRIRIQGKLAGLLRRY, encoded by the coding sequence ATGCTGACACGCAAACAGCATGAGTTGCTGAGCTTCATCAACGAACGGTTGAGCACGTCGGGCATTTCCCCCTCTTTCGAGGAAATGAAGGAAGCGCTTGATCTGAAATCGAAATCCGGCGTGCACCGGCTGATCAGCGCGCTGGAGGAGCGCGGCTTCATTCGCCGCCTGCCCAACCGGGCGCGAGCGCTTGAAGTGATGAAGATGCCGGAGCCTTCGGCCGTCAAGGGCGAAGCGAAGGCGGATAATATCATCCGCCCCGATTTCACTCGTGCGACGAAGATCGCAAATGATGTCGTTGAAATCCCACTGCACGGACGGATCGCGGCAGGTCTCCCGATAGAGGCGCTGGAGGGGCAGAGCAGCCTTTCCGTTCCCGCCGCCCTGCTCGGCAGCGGCGAGCATTATGCGCTGGAGGTTTCGGGCGACTCCATGGTGGAGGCCGGCATATTGGACGGGGATTACGCGCTTGTCCGGCGCACCGATGTTGCGCGTGACGGCGAGATCGTCGTCGCGCTGATCGACGACGAGGAAGCCACGCTCAAATACTTCCGGCGGGAAGGCTCGATGATCCGCCTCGATCCGGCCAATCGCAATCATGAGCCGCAGCGTTATCCGCCGATGCGGATTCGCATTCAGGGCAAGCTCGCCGGGCTGCTGCGCCGCTACTGA
- a CDS encoding anthranilate synthase component II gives MILVIDNYDSFTWNLVHYLQEMGVAVEVARNDRISVDQAMSGGAEGFLISPGPCTPNEAGISLDLVLACAAEKRPLLGVCLGHQAIGQAFGGKVVRAPQLMHGKTSEISHDATGVFAGLPSPFTATRYHSLIVEAESLPDALVVNATSPDGLIMGMRHRDLPIHGVQFHPESIATQHGHQMLHNFLRAAGISARLPDAA, from the coding sequence ATGATCCTGGTCATCGACAATTACGACAGCTTCACCTGGAATCTCGTCCACTACCTCCAGGAAATGGGCGTCGCGGTGGAAGTGGCGCGCAACGACCGCATTTCGGTGGATCAGGCCATGTCCGGCGGGGCCGAAGGGTTCCTCATCTCGCCCGGCCCCTGCACGCCCAATGAGGCGGGAATCTCGCTCGATCTCGTGCTGGCCTGCGCGGCCGAGAAGCGCCCGCTGCTGGGCGTCTGCCTTGGTCATCAGGCCATCGGACAGGCGTTCGGCGGCAAGGTGGTCCGTGCGCCGCAACTCATGCACGGCAAGACCAGCGAGATCAGCCATGACGCAACCGGCGTGTTCGCGGGCCTTCCCTCTCCCTTCACCGCGACGCGCTATCACTCGCTGATCGTCGAGGCTGAAAGCCTGCCGGACGCGCTGGTGGTGAACGCGACCAGCCCCGATGGCCTCATCATGGGCATGCGCCACCGCGATCTGCCGATCCATGGCGTGCAGTTCCACCCGGAAAGCATCGCCACCCAGCACGGTCACCAGATGCTCCACAATTTCCTGCGGGCAGCCGGAATCTCCGCCCGACTTCCTGACGCCGCCTGA